A region of Actinobacillus porcitonsillarum DNA encodes the following proteins:
- the thrB gene encoding homoserine kinase, whose translation MTLRIYAPASSANLSVGFDSLGTAISPIDGSLLGDVVQIEDCDQPFELESVGYFVRKLPKEPQKNIVYQAYVLFSERLKLRGGVVKNLRLTLEKNMPIGSGLGSSACSIVAALVALNKFHDEPFSKMELLEMMGELEGRISGSIHYDNVAPCYLGGLQLMTQSLGNICQPIPFFDEWYWVLAYPGIEVSTAEARAILPKSYTRQDMIAQARYLGSFIHACHTRQDVLAAIMMKDLIAEPYRESLLPNFAEVRQGCKDLGALAVGISGSGPTMFAIAPDLEHAQKLVAYLEKDYLQNNEGFIHICKVDNQGARELK comes from the coding sequence ATGACATTACGAATTTATGCCCCAGCTTCAAGTGCAAATTTAAGTGTAGGTTTTGACTCACTTGGCACAGCCATTTCGCCAATTGATGGGTCACTGCTTGGCGATGTAGTACAAATTGAAGATTGCGATCAACCATTTGAGTTGGAAAGTGTCGGCTATTTTGTGCGTAAATTGCCGAAAGAACCGCAAAAAAATATCGTTTATCAAGCTTATGTACTGTTTAGCGAACGTTTGAAATTGCGTGGTGGCGTGGTAAAAAATCTACGCCTGACCCTTGAGAAAAATATGCCGATTGGCTCAGGCTTAGGCTCAAGTGCTTGCTCAATTGTGGCGGCTCTCGTAGCTCTGAATAAATTCCATGATGAACCGTTCTCAAAAATGGAATTATTGGAAATGATGGGAGAATTGGAAGGCAGAATTTCAGGCTCAATCCATTACGATAACGTTGCACCATGTTATTTGGGCGGTTTGCAACTAATGACTCAATCGCTTGGAAATATCTGCCAGCCAATTCCATTTTTTGATGAGTGGTATTGGGTGTTAGCTTATCCGGGTATTGAAGTTTCAACCGCTGAAGCTCGAGCGATTTTACCGAAAAGCTATACTCGCCAAGATATGATTGCTCAAGCTCGCTATTTAGGCTCTTTCATTCACGCTTGCCATACTCGCCAAGATGTTTTAGCAGCGATTATGATGAAAGATCTGATTGCTGAGCCATATCGTGAATCATTACTGCCAAACTTCGCTGAAGTTCGCCAAGGTTGTAAAGATTTAGGCGCATTAGCGGTGGGTATTTCAGGTTCTGGCCCGACAATGTTTGCTATTGCACCGGATTTGGAACACGCACAAAAACTCGTTGCTTACCTTGAAAAAGATTATCTACAAAACAATGAAGGCTTTATTCATATTTGTAAGGTGGATAATCAAGGTGCAAGAGAATTGAAGTAA
- a CDS encoding DASS family sodium-coupled anion symporter, with the protein MGTSVHSVKQTNLRNMIIFIADVVLFFILLNTLPFAPEATKGLALLVFVAVLWLTEVLHVTVTALLIPILAIGLGLVKSKEALVAFADPTIFLFFGGFALATALHVQQLDRMIANKIMAMSKGKLSVAVIYLFVATAGLSMWMSNTATTAMMLPLAMGILSKLDRQENHNTYVFVLLGIAYSASIGGMGTLVGSPPNAIVASQLHLSFADWMKYGLPIMFMLMPLMVGILYVVFKPKFNVTFEQSVEKLELNRDRILTLVIFICVALGWVFSSYLNPLISSALGLKGNIGSFDSILALLAAALLCITRITTWQQIQDGTEWGVLFLFGGGLTLSAVLGQTGASKIMADGIVAIIEGGHYYIIGLIVATFIIFLTEFTSNTASAALLVPIFISIAQALNMNALGLALIIGLGASCAFMLPVATPPNAIVFGTGAIKQSEMVKAGFWLNIVCVLVIGTVGYVFWF; encoded by the coding sequence ATGGGCACAAGTGTTCATTCAGTAAAACAAACTAATCTGCGCAATATGATTATTTTTATTGCCGATGTTGTATTGTTTTTTATTTTGCTTAATACCTTGCCGTTTGCACCTGAAGCCACAAAAGGGTTGGCTCTTTTAGTATTTGTTGCGGTGCTTTGGCTAACAGAGGTATTACATGTTACGGTAACTGCACTCCTAATCCCAATTTTGGCGATAGGGCTAGGTCTAGTGAAATCAAAAGAGGCGTTAGTCGCTTTTGCGGATCCTACTATCTTCCTCTTTTTTGGGGGATTTGCATTAGCAACCGCATTACATGTACAGCAATTAGACCGCATGATTGCAAATAAAATCATGGCAATGTCAAAAGGGAAATTATCTGTTGCGGTGATTTACCTTTTTGTGGCAACGGCTGGATTATCCATGTGGATGAGTAATACGGCAACAACGGCTATGATGTTACCGCTTGCAATGGGGATCTTGAGTAAATTAGACAGACAAGAAAACCACAATACTTATGTTTTTGTGCTATTAGGAATTGCTTATAGTGCAAGTATTGGTGGAATGGGGACTTTGGTTGGTAGTCCACCAAATGCGATTGTGGCATCACAGCTTCATCTTTCTTTTGCCGATTGGATGAAATATGGTCTGCCGATCATGTTTATGCTCATGCCGTTGATGGTTGGGATTTTATATGTGGTATTTAAACCAAAATTTAATGTTACCTTTGAGCAATCTGTTGAAAAACTTGAGTTAAATCGTGATCGTATTTTAACGTTAGTGATTTTTATCTGTGTTGCATTAGGTTGGGTATTTAGTTCTTATTTAAACCCATTGATTTCTAGTGCTTTAGGTTTAAAAGGCAACATCGGTAGCTTTGACAGTATTTTAGCACTTCTTGCTGCAGCATTATTGTGTATTACACGCATTACAACGTGGCAACAAATTCAAGATGGTACAGAATGGGGCGTGTTATTCCTATTTGGTGGTGGTTTAACATTAAGTGCGGTATTAGGTCAAACCGGTGCAAGTAAAATCATGGCTGACGGCATAGTCGCGATTATCGAAGGCGGACACTACTACATTATTGGCTTGATTGTTGCAACCTTTATTATTTTCTTAACAGAATTTACCTCAAATACGGCAAGTGCAGCATTACTCGTTCCGATTTTCATTTCAATTGCCCAAGCACTCAATATGAATGCATTAGGTTTAGCGCTAATCATCGGTTTAGGTGCATCTTGTGCATTTATGTTACCTGTTGCGACGCCGCCAAATGCGATTGTCTTTGGTACAGGAGCAATTAAACAAAGCGAGATGGTTAAAGCCGGTTTCTGGTTGAATATTGTATGCGTCTTAGTGATTGGTACAGTTGGATATGTATTCTGGTTTTAA
- a CDS encoding uracil-xanthine permease family protein — MTHQTISTPKQAFVGLQMLFVAFGALVLVPLITGLDPNTALLTAGVGTLLFQLCTQRQVPIFLASSFAFIAPIQYGVQEWGIAVTMGGLACTGLVYFALSLLVKWKGAQIMDRIFPPVVVGPVIIIIGLGLAPVAVDMALGKTSNGAISQDMAMVVSMVTLITTVIVAVFAKGMMKLVPIMFGIVVGYILSIFLGIVDFTPIANAAWFSLPTITTPEFRLDAILYLLPIAIAPAVEHVGGVMAISSVTGQNFLKKPGLNRTLLGDGVATSAASLLGGPPNTTYAEVTGAVMLTKNFNPKIMTWAACWAIAISFCGKVGAFLQTIPGVVMGGIMMLVFGSIAAVGMSTLIKAKVDMGEARNLVIVSVVMTFGIGGMLINVGEFSLKGISLCAIAAIIMNLVLPKEAVKKED; from the coding sequence ATGACTCATCAAACAATTAGCACTCCCAAACAGGCGTTTGTAGGCTTACAAATGTTATTTGTTGCCTTTGGCGCACTTGTTCTCGTTCCTTTGATTACTGGTTTAGACCCGAATACGGCACTTCTTACCGCAGGGGTTGGTACTTTATTATTTCAACTTTGTACACAACGTCAGGTTCCTATTTTCTTAGCCTCTTCATTTGCTTTTATTGCACCGATTCAATACGGTGTTCAAGAGTGGGGCATTGCAGTAACCATGGGCGGCTTAGCTTGTACCGGTTTAGTCTATTTTGCGTTAAGTTTACTCGTAAAATGGAAAGGTGCTCAGATAATGGATAGAATTTTTCCACCGGTTGTGGTAGGGCCTGTCATTATCATTATTGGATTAGGATTAGCACCTGTTGCAGTCGATATGGCATTAGGAAAAACCAGTAATGGTGCGATTTCACAAGATATGGCAATGGTCGTTTCCATGGTAACATTAATTACTACCGTGATTGTTGCTGTGTTTGCTAAGGGCATGATGAAATTAGTTCCAATTATGTTTGGGATTGTTGTCGGCTATATTTTATCTATATTTCTTGGCATTGTTGATTTTACGCCAATTGCTAATGCAGCCTGGTTCAGCTTACCTACAATTACAACACCAGAGTTCCGTCTAGACGCTATTCTTTATTTACTCCCGATTGCAATTGCACCGGCTGTTGAGCATGTTGGTGGGGTTATGGCAATTAGTTCTGTAACAGGACAAAATTTCTTGAAAAAACCAGGATTGAACCGTACGCTTCTCGGAGATGGGGTAGCAACCTCTGCCGCTTCTTTATTAGGTGGTCCACCAAATACAACTTATGCGGAAGTAACAGGTGCCGTTATGCTGACTAAAAACTTCAACCCGAAAATTATGACATGGGCAGCTTGTTGGGCGATAGCGATCTCTTTCTGTGGCAAAGTTGGGGCCTTCTTACAAACGATTCCTGGCGTTGTCATGGGCGGTATTATGATGTTAGTTTTCGGCTCAATTGCAGCGGTTGGTATGAGTACGCTTATTAAAGCGAAAGTCGATATGGGTGAAGCCCGTAATCTGGTTATTGTTTCTGTGGTGATGACATTCGGTATTGGCGGTATGCTGATCAATGTTGGTGAATTCTCTTTAAAAGGGATTAGCCTATGTGCCATCGCTGCAATTATTATGAATCTCGTTTTACCGAAAGAAGCGGTTAAAAAAGAAGATTAA
- a CDS encoding IS256 family transposase, variant Zn-binding type has product MDTTFFGRYFGVLVLMDSNSNNVISHYFVRTEKDIYYKLALNRLREKSHIIQSITCDGRRGLMKDLFNTPVQMCQFHMVAIVMRKLRKKHQSQAGKELKIIVKTLTKSSKNEFYRRLHSWFIKHQAFLKERSDKANEKGYFPYKHRNVRSAYASLKRYMDFIFTYEKCSELNIEKTTNRLEGLFSELKRKLNNHNGLTKKRKMLFIQDFLNKKSC; this is encoded by the coding sequence ATGGATACGACATTCTTCGGTCGTTATTTTGGCGTATTAGTGCTAATGGATTCTAATTCAAATAATGTGATTTCCCATTATTTTGTGCGAACCGAAAAAGATATTTACTATAAACTTGCCTTGAACAGATTAAGAGAAAAAAGCCATATAATTCAATCGATTACCTGTGATGGTAGACGTGGTTTGATGAAAGATTTATTTAATACGCCGGTACAAATGTGTCAATTTCATATGGTGGCAATTGTGATGCGAAAATTAAGAAAAAAACATCAATCACAAGCGGGTAAAGAATTAAAAATAATTGTAAAAACACTCACAAAAAGCTCAAAAAATGAATTTTATCGACGATTACATTCTTGGTTTATAAAACACCAAGCGTTTTTAAAAGAACGAAGTGATAAAGCGAATGAAAAAGGCTATTTTCCTTATAAACATCGGAATGTAAGAAGTGCTTATGCCAGTTTAAAGCGTTATATGGATTTTATTTTTACCTATGAGAAATGTTCTGAATTAAATATCGAAAAGACGACAAATCGTTTAGAGGGGTTATTTAGTGAACTTAAGCGAAAATTAAATAATCACAATGGATTAACGAAAAAGCGTAAGATGTTGTTTATACAAGATTTTTTAAATAAAAAGAGTTGCTAA
- the thrA gene encoding bifunctional aspartate kinase/homoserine dehydrogenase I produces the protein MRVLKFGGTSLANPERFLQAADIIEKAHLADQAAGVLSAPAKITNHLVAIVDKAQAGESYESHLTEATDIFNNIINGLYAVNNNFDREGLSSFIKAELDDICNIAAEAAKNKFCPDNIGATVHSRGEKLSIAMMKAWFEAKGYEVTRIDPVEKLLAHGSYLESSVDIAESTKRIESLSIPKKNVVLMAGFTAGNEQGELVLLGRNGSDYSAACLAACLKADVCEIWTDVDGVYTCDPRLVPDAICLESMSYQEAMELSYFGAKVIHPRTIGPLVPLNIPCLIKNTHNPEAKGTIIDGNVVNDNLKVKGITNLDNVAMFNVSGSGMQGMVGMAARVFTAMSQAGISVNLITQSSSEYSISFCVPVKAVEKALAALNSTFAQELKEGLLDPVEVIKDLSIVSVVGDGMRTAKGIAARFFSALAQANISIVAIAQGSSERSISAVVPLNKAIEAVKATHKALFNNKKVVDVFLVGVGGVGGELIEQIKTQKEYLAKKDIEIRVCALANSNKMLLNENGLSLDNWRADLESATQPSDFDVLLSFIKLHHVVNPVFVDCTTAQSVANLYARALKEGFHVITPNKKANTSSYAYYQEMRENARQSQHKFLYETNVGAGLPVIENLQNLLAAGDEVEKFEGILSGSLSFIFGKLEEGATLSEATNIAKEKGFTEPDPRDDLSGQDVARKLLILARECGYPLELEDIEVEGVLPKGFSEGKTAAEFLAMLPELDAEFAKRVEKATACGNVLRYVGSIENGKCRVAIKEVNGDDPLYKVKNGENALAFYTRYYSPIPLLLRGYGAGNDVTAAGIFADILRTLK, from the coding sequence ATGCGAGTTCTAAAATTTGGAGGCACTTCTTTAGCCAATCCGGAACGCTTTTTACAAGCTGCCGACATCATCGAAAAGGCGCATTTAGCGGATCAAGCTGCCGGTGTACTGTCTGCACCCGCCAAAATCACGAATCATCTTGTCGCCATTGTCGATAAAGCCCAAGCCGGCGAATCTTACGAATCTCATCTCACCGAAGCCACCGATATTTTCAACAACATCATAAACGGACTATATGCCGTTAATAATAATTTCGACCGTGAAGGGTTAAGTAGCTTTATCAAAGCGGAGTTAGACGACATCTGCAACATTGCGGCTGAAGCCGCAAAAAATAAATTCTGCCCGGATAATATCGGCGCAACGGTTCACAGTCGTGGCGAAAAATTATCGATTGCGATGATGAAAGCGTGGTTTGAAGCAAAAGGTTATGAAGTTACTCGCATTGATCCTGTCGAAAAATTATTAGCTCACGGGAGCTATTTAGAATCTTCTGTAGATATTGCAGAATCAACTAAACGCATTGAATCCCTTTCAATTCCAAAGAAAAATGTGGTGTTAATGGCGGGCTTTACTGCAGGTAATGAGCAAGGCGAATTGGTATTACTTGGTCGCAACGGTTCAGACTATTCTGCAGCCTGTTTAGCCGCTTGCTTAAAAGCCGATGTGTGCGAAATTTGGACGGACGTGGACGGCGTTTATACTTGCGATCCGCGTTTAGTGCCAGATGCGATCTGCTTAGAGTCAATGAGCTATCAAGAAGCGATGGAGCTTTCTTACTTTGGGGCGAAAGTGATCCACCCTCGCACTATTGGTCCATTAGTGCCGTTAAACATTCCATGCTTAATTAAAAATACCCATAATCCGGAAGCCAAAGGCACGATCATTGATGGCAATGTGGTAAACGATAACTTAAAAGTGAAAGGGATCACGAACCTTGATAATGTAGCAATGTTCAACGTATCAGGCTCAGGTATGCAAGGTATGGTCGGTATGGCGGCTCGTGTGTTTACTGCGATGTCGCAAGCGGGTATTTCCGTGAACTTAATTACACAATCGTCTTCTGAATATAGTATTAGCTTCTGTGTGCCGGTCAAAGCGGTTGAAAAAGCACTGGCTGCGTTAAACAGCACTTTTGCCCAAGAACTCAAAGAAGGTTTATTAGATCCTGTGGAAGTGATTAAAGACCTTTCTATCGTATCTGTCGTTGGTGACGGTATGCGTACAGCGAAAGGGATTGCGGCTCGCTTCTTCTCTGCCCTTGCTCAAGCAAATATCAGCATTGTGGCGATTGCGCAAGGTTCATCAGAGCGTTCAATTTCTGCCGTAGTACCATTAAATAAAGCGATTGAAGCGGTTAAAGCAACCCATAAAGCGTTATTTAATAACAAAAAAGTGGTCGATGTCTTTTTAGTCGGTGTCGGTGGTGTGGGTGGCGAATTGATCGAACAGATCAAAACACAAAAGGAGTACCTTGCAAAGAAGGATATTGAGATCCGAGTTTGTGCATTAGCTAACTCGAACAAAATGTTACTCAATGAAAACGGTTTAAGCCTTGATAACTGGCGTGCGGATTTAGAATCGGCAACACAGCCGTCTGACTTTGATGTGTTGCTTTCGTTCATTAAATTACACCACGTGGTAAACCCTGTTTTTGTGGATTGTACAACGGCACAATCTGTGGCAAACCTTTATGCACGTGCATTAAAAGAAGGCTTCCACGTGATTACGCCAAACAAAAAGGCGAATACGTCAAGCTATGCTTATTATCAAGAAATGCGTGAAAATGCTCGCCAAAGCCAGCATAAATTCTTATACGAAACGAACGTAGGCGCAGGTTTGCCTGTGATTGAGAACTTACAAAACTTATTGGCTGCCGGCGATGAAGTAGAAAAATTTGAAGGGATTTTATCCGGTTCGCTCTCTTTCATTTTCGGTAAGTTAGAAGAAGGAGCTACGCTTTCCGAAGCAACGAATATTGCCAAAGAAAAAGGCTTTACTGAGCCAGATCCTCGTGATGATTTATCAGGGCAAGATGTCGCACGTAAATTGTTGATTTTAGCGCGTGAGTGTGGCTATCCGTTAGAGTTAGAAGATATTGAAGTGGAAGGCGTTTTACCAAAAGGTTTCTCAGAGGGTAAAACCGCAGCGGAATTTTTAGCGATGTTGCCAGAGCTTGATGCCGAATTTGCAAAACGTGTCGAAAAAGCGACCGCTTGTGGCAATGTGCTACGTTATGTGGGCTCCATTGAAAACGGTAAATGCCGTGTCGCAATCAAAGAAGTAAACGGCGATGATCCGCTTTATAAAGTCAAAAACGGTGAAAATGCCCTTGCGTTCTATACCCGTTATTACAGCCCAATTCCACTTTTATTACGTGGCTATGGTGCGGGTAATGATGTTACCGCAGCCGGTATTTTTGCGGATATTTTGCGTACATTAAAGTAA
- the cysK gene encoding cysteine synthase A, protein MTIYADNSYTIGNTPLVRLKNFGNNGNLVVKVESRNPSFSVKCRIGANMVWQAEKDGILTKGKEIVDATSGNTGIALAYVAAARGYKITLTMPETMSTERKRLLRGLGVNLVLTEGAKGMKGAIAKAEEIVASDPDRYVILRQFENPANPAIHQQTTGPEIWEATEGKIDVIVAGVGTGGTITGVSRYIKQDQGKQILSVAVEPSESPVITQTLNGEEVKPGPHKIQGIGAGFIPKNLDLSLIDRVEQVSSEEAIATARRVMAEEGILVGISSGAAVAAADRLAKLPEFADKLIVAVLPSASERYLSTLLFEGIDV, encoded by the coding sequence ATGACTATTTATGCAGACAACTCATATACTATCGGTAATACCCCACTTGTTCGTTTAAAAAATTTCGGTAACAACGGTAATTTGGTTGTGAAAGTCGAATCTCGCAATCCAAGTTTTAGCGTAAAATGCCGTATCGGTGCGAATATGGTGTGGCAAGCAGAAAAAGACGGTATCTTAACCAAAGGGAAAGAGATCGTAGATGCGACCAGTGGTAATACAGGGATCGCGCTTGCTTATGTTGCTGCCGCACGAGGTTATAAAATTACCTTAACCATGCCGGAAACAATGAGTACAGAGCGTAAACGCTTATTACGTGGCTTAGGCGTTAATTTAGTGCTAACCGAAGGTGCTAAAGGTATGAAAGGTGCGATTGCTAAAGCAGAAGAAATTGTTGCAAGTGATCCGGATCGTTACGTTATCCTAAGACAGTTTGAAAACCCAGCAAACCCAGCAATTCACCAACAAACCACCGGTCCTGAAATTTGGGAAGCGACCGAAGGCAAAATTGATGTTATCGTTGCAGGTGTTGGTACCGGCGGTACTATTACCGGCGTTTCTCGCTATATCAAGCAAGACCAAGGCAAACAAATTCTTTCTGTTGCTGTTGAACCAAGTGAAAGCCCTGTGATTACGCAAACATTAAACGGCGAAGAAGTTAAACCGGGCCCACACAAAATTCAAGGTATCGGCGCAGGCTTTATCCCGAAAAATTTAGATTTAAGCCTGATTGACCGTGTTGAACAAGTTTCTAGTGAAGAAGCAATCGCAACTGCTCGCCGTGTGATGGCAGAAGAAGGGATTTTAGTCGGAATTTCTTCAGGTGCAGCAGTGGCAGCCGCCGACCGTTTAGCTAAACTACCTGAATTTGCTGATAAGCTAATTGTCGCTGTGCTACCTTCTGCTTCAGAGCGTTATTTAAGTACATTGTTATTTGAAGGCATTGATGTTTAA
- the putP gene encoding sodium/proline symporter PutP gives MFGLEPTIVTFLVYILGMILIGFIAYRVTNNLSDYILGGRRLGSFVTALSAGASDMSGWLLMGLPGAIYAGGLIEGWLAIGLTIGAYLNWKLVAGRLRSHTEHCGDALTLPEYFHNRFNDKTRIIKILSAIIFLLFFAVYCASGVVAGARVFENLFGVPYANAIWYGAIATILYTFIGGFLAVSWTDTIQATLMVFALILTPVFVLINIGGFEAMQEAITQAEILANKNYNDIFTGTTVLGVLSLLAWGLGYFGQPHIVVRFMAAESVKSLENARRISMTWMVICLAGAIGIGYFGMAYFFARPEQASVVNANHEQIFIELAKLLFNPWIAGVLLSAILAAVMSTLSAQLLICSSAITEDLYKGILRPQASDKELVWLSRLMVLAVAALAIYIAQDPNSQVFGLVKDAWAGFGSAFGPVVLLSLFWKRMNGFGAIAGMLVGALVVYFWKDITLSLSLPEMYSMIPGFISAMIAIVVISLVTPSPSQAVMETFELADKAYRAELQ, from the coding sequence ATGTTTGGCTTAGAACCAACCATAGTAACCTTCCTCGTATATATTCTGGGAATGATTTTAATCGGCTTTATTGCCTATCGGGTAACGAATAACCTTTCTGACTACATTTTAGGTGGCCGTCGTTTAGGAAGTTTTGTCACGGCGCTATCTGCCGGTGCATCGGATATGTCCGGTTGGCTTTTAATGGGATTACCCGGTGCCATTTATGCAGGTGGATTAATTGAAGGTTGGTTGGCTATCGGTTTAACTATCGGTGCTTATTTAAACTGGAAATTGGTTGCAGGGCGTTTACGTTCGCATACGGAACACTGCGGTGATGCTTTAACATTACCGGAGTATTTCCATAATCGCTTTAACGATAAAACACGAATTATTAAGATTTTATCCGCTATCATTTTCTTATTATTCTTTGCCGTTTATTGTGCTTCTGGTGTGGTAGCCGGTGCTCGTGTTTTTGAAAATCTATTTGGTGTGCCTTATGCCAATGCGATTTGGTATGGCGCAATTGCTACGATTCTTTATACCTTTATCGGTGGCTTTCTTGCCGTAAGTTGGACCGATACTATTCAAGCAACTTTGATGGTTTTTGCACTGATTCTGACGCCCGTTTTTGTTTTAATCAATATCGGTGGTTTTGAAGCAATGCAAGAAGCAATTACACAAGCTGAAATACTTGCGAATAAAAATTATAATGATATTTTTACCGGTACAACGGTACTCGGTGTTTTGAGCTTGCTTGCATGGGGGCTTGGCTATTTTGGACAACCTCATATCGTTGTACGTTTTATGGCAGCAGAAAGCGTTAAATCATTAGAAAATGCTCGTCGTATCAGTATGACTTGGATGGTTATTTGTTTAGCCGGTGCTATTGGTATTGGTTATTTTGGTATGGCTTATTTCTTTGCTAGACCAGAGCAAGCGAGTGTGGTTAATGCAAATCACGAACAAATTTTTATTGAATTAGCAAAATTATTATTTAATCCATGGATTGCTGGGGTGTTACTTTCAGCGATTCTTGCTGCTGTAATGAGTACACTTTCAGCACAATTACTCATTTGCTCCAGTGCAATTACGGAGGACCTTTACAAAGGTATTCTTCGTCCACAAGCAAGCGATAAAGAGTTGGTATGGTTGAGCCGCTTAATGGTTCTCGCTGTTGCGGCATTAGCAATTTATATTGCACAAGATCCAAATAGCCAGGTCTTCGGGCTGGTAAAAGATGCATGGGCTGGTTTTGGTTCTGCTTTTGGTCCGGTTGTTCTTTTATCGCTGTTCTGGAAAAGAATGAATGGGTTTGGTGCGATTGCCGGTATGTTAGTGGGGGCTCTGGTTGTTTATTTCTGGAAAGATATTACTTTATCACTTTCTCTTCCTGAAATGTATTCCATGATTCCGGGCTTTATCAGTGCGATGATTGCGATAGTTGTTATTTCCCTTGTAACACCTTCGCCAAGTCAAGCGGTAATGGAAACATTTGAATTAGCAGATAAAGCTTATCGAGCGGAATTACAATAA
- the rho gene encoding transcription termination factor Rho: MHLTELKNTPVSELVRIGEEQMGLENLARLRKQDIVFAILKQHAKSGEDIFGQGVLEILPDGFGFLRSADSSYLAGPDDIYVSPSQIRRFNLQTGDKVEGKIRPPKEGERYFALLKVDLVNDDKPEVSRSKILFENLTPLHANSRLRMERGNGSTEDLTARILDLAAPIGKGQRALIVAPPKAGKTVLLQNIAQSITHNHPECELIVLLIDERPEEVTEMQRTVRGEVIASTFDEPATRHVQVAEMVIEKAKRSVEHKKDVVILLDSITRLARAYNTVTPVSGKILSGGVDANALHRPKRFFGAARNVEEGGSLTIIATALVDTGSKMDEVIFEEFKGTGNMELHLSRKIAERRIFPAIEFNRSGTRKDDLLMTPEEHQKTWMLRKVLNPMGEVEAIEWLIDKLGVAKTNEEFFEIMKRS, from the coding sequence ATGCATCTTACTGAATTAAAAAATACGCCAGTGTCGGAACTTGTCCGTATCGGCGAAGAACAAATGGGGCTTGAAAATTTAGCTCGTTTACGTAAACAAGACATTGTTTTTGCTATTTTGAAACAACACGCAAAAAGTGGCGAAGATATTTTTGGACAAGGCGTGTTAGAAATCTTACCGGATGGGTTCGGTTTCCTTCGTTCTGCTGATAGTTCTTATCTTGCCGGTCCTGATGACATCTATGTTTCACCTAGCCAAATTCGCCGTTTCAACCTCCAAACAGGGGATAAAGTAGAAGGTAAAATCCGTCCACCAAAAGAAGGCGAACGTTATTTTGCGTTACTTAAAGTCGATTTAGTCAATGACGACAAACCTGAAGTTTCTCGTAGCAAAATTCTCTTTGAAAACTTAACTCCTCTTCATGCAAATTCTCGTTTACGTATGGAACGTGGCAATGGCTCTACTGAAGATTTAACCGCCCGTATCTTAGACTTAGCAGCGCCAATCGGTAAAGGGCAACGTGCGTTAATCGTAGCACCTCCAAAAGCAGGTAAAACGGTACTTCTACAAAATATTGCGCAAAGCATTACTCACAACCATCCAGAATGTGAATTGATTGTCCTTTTAATCGATGAGCGTCCTGAAGAGGTAACTGAAATGCAACGTACTGTACGTGGCGAAGTGATTGCTTCTACCTTTGATGAACCGGCGACTCGCCATGTTCAAGTGGCAGAAATGGTTATCGAAAAAGCCAAACGCTCTGTTGAACATAAGAAAGATGTCGTAATTCTATTAGACTCTATTACCCGTTTAGCTCGTGCTTACAATACGGTAACTCCGGTATCAGGCAAGATCCTTTCCGGTGGTGTGGATGCAAATGCTTTACATCGTCCTAAACGTTTCTTTGGTGCAGCTCGTAACGTGGAAGAAGGTGGTAGTTTAACCATTATTGCAACAGCATTGGTCGATACAGGTTCAAAAATGGACGAAGTAATTTTTGAAGAATTTAAAGGAACAGGTAACATGGAGTTACACCTTTCTCGTAAAATTGCTGAACGCCGTATTTTCCCTGCGATTGAATTTAACCGTTCCGGTACACGTAAAGATGACTTACTCATGACACCGGAAGAGCACCAAAAAACTTGGATGTTACGTAAAGTACTTAACCCAATGGGCGAAGTTGAAGCGATTGAATGGTTAATTGATAAACTGGGTGTCGCAAAAACGAACGAAGAATTCTTTGAGATTATGAAACGCTCATAA
- a CDS encoding transposase-like zinc-binding domain-containing protein: protein MKKHGTSNNIQRYFCHKCHKTFSSKNKLDPIKIWTDYTSGKQTYQQLAVKYHCSVRTIQRYIDKAPKTPLKPPSN from the coding sequence ATAAAGAAACATGGTACATCAAATAATATTCAACGATATTTTTGTCATAAATGTCATAAAACTTTTTCCTCCAAGAATAAATTAGATCCAATTAAAATTTGGACTGATTACACATCCGGAAAACAAACCTATCAACAACTTGCCGTTAAATATCATTGTTCCGTCAGAACGATTCAAAGATATATTGATAAAGCCCCTAAAACACCTTTAAAACCGCCTTCAAATTGA